The Chitinophaga sp. H8 genome contains a region encoding:
- a CDS encoding hybrid sensor histidine kinase/response regulator transcription factor: MRHALSTLYCILVLSVPFKGLANIADPYFFQQLDNRNGLSNSAINHLFCDSDNILWVATWDGLNMFDGSAFHVFNYSKENPSKSIGNNVVLQITENKRGDIWMSTVEGVSRYDKHTGRFANYFYARPQSSKISEQEYALLTDSTGQVYCLNKKDGLTWYNAATDSFVKCTLPITDKIVKAAFDDANRLWVLTSNNQLQVFSWQQQQFHPLQHMQGEVNNFFYTHQQLFYTTPDKQLIAINPQTLQVKTVAQLLHPLKAITYYQEHYFLAWTTQGAAVYDQQFRPATFLQQETQPLQDMRITTWACGTENVLWCGTDGNGIIKIYPRPQYFGAITRYTDGLPYNKPVRAFCAENDNLWVGTKGSGIICVRDFWKNAHKATGKQLFTAPVQLENNAVFALYKGMDNLIYIGTDGRGLGVFDGTAQKFIKWEHIGGTIECPTFGSVYAILQDKDSSLWLGTSGYGLIHLQLQRDKKGQLSLASFEQFTFNGTNTGPANDIIYALAPGENNELWIGCRYGGLNLYNKNTRQFRAFKAFSYEGSLSHNDVLAIYKDQQQRIWIGTSYGLNWIPAAAAHEAQPHFQKFNTSNGLPNNTIHTVTADNNGFIWVSTNKGLARINPGTGDISHFQEADGLQGNEFSDGAVWTDPAGYLFFGGTYGFNFFQPGNIRERNWHPNLLISGLQLAGKGTEEEVLQILKPGSTNRQVYTLSRRDDFFELKLKAVSFLQAEKCEYTYYLEGYDKTWHYSGVVGKISYSNIPPGNYLLKVKWSNGEGAWTPETTVFQITIRQYFWLTWLAFLLYFIIITGAGYAFHRYRKNKLEMKHQLAMEHLLRKKEEEVHQEQLGFFTNIAHELQTPLTLIVGAVERFGTNGHASPPLQQQQYFLSLVRQQASRLTYLVQQLLEFRKAEAGFLQNHYSHLHISALLTNLSALFTPIGEQRKLQYTRDIAPDIVGWTDKDKLEKIMFNLLSNAFKHSPKNQEIHLMVSSEAGQLKIAVANSGCHIPTDQLDKLFDKFFASGTNEQEKFSAGIGLAFTRQLVTLLQGQISVQSDQNWVTFIVLLPLSHIHTANAWILREDTTTDATPSYLFHSMTANHEKYEPTATRENNKQALLREWEENNKESILIVEDDHAIRYLLKDILQEHYIIYEAENATEALGLLQQTLPALIISDIMMPGTDGLTFCEKVKNAPATCHIPVILLSARGAMEQQTAGYESGADAYIPKPFHTAHLLVRIRKLLEYRQRLHQLFARDNEPAAINSEEILDTDKQFLQELVKVIELNLDNEDLSAAMLEKELSMSKMQLYRKLKTIADMTPGEFIRRIRLQHAAQLLAKSKLNVAEIFYRTGFNNQSYFFREFKKMYQCSPTEYRAQQSPINH; this comes from the coding sequence ATGAGACATGCATTAAGCACCCTTTACTGTATACTGGTATTAAGTGTTCCTTTCAAAGGTCTGGCCAACATTGCCGATCCTTACTTTTTCCAGCAGCTGGATAACAGAAATGGCTTGTCCAACAGCGCTATCAACCACTTATTTTGTGACTCCGATAATATCTTATGGGTGGCCACATGGGATGGGCTCAATATGTTCGATGGCTCAGCCTTTCATGTATTTAATTATAGTAAGGAAAATCCGTCGAAAAGCATAGGCAATAATGTGGTTTTGCAAATCACCGAAAATAAAAGAGGCGACATCTGGATGAGCACTGTGGAAGGAGTATCCAGATATGATAAGCATACCGGCAGGTTTGCAAATTATTTCTATGCACGCCCACAAAGCAGTAAAATCAGTGAACAGGAATATGCACTGCTTACTGATAGTACCGGGCAGGTCTACTGCCTGAACAAGAAAGATGGCCTCACCTGGTATAATGCCGCAACAGATTCATTTGTAAAATGCACCTTACCTATAACTGATAAAATTGTAAAAGCTGCTTTTGATGATGCCAACAGGTTGTGGGTGCTTACCAGTAATAATCAACTACAGGTATTTAGTTGGCAGCAGCAGCAGTTCCATCCTCTCCAACATATGCAAGGGGAAGTAAATAATTTCTTTTATACTCATCAACAACTTTTTTACACTACTCCCGACAAACAATTAATAGCAATAAATCCACAAACCCTGCAGGTTAAAACGGTAGCGCAACTGCTACATCCGCTAAAGGCTATTACCTATTATCAGGAACATTATTTCCTGGCCTGGACTACCCAGGGGGCAGCAGTATATGATCAGCAGTTTCGGCCGGCCACCTTTCTGCAACAAGAGACGCAACCGTTGCAGGACATGCGGATCACTACCTGGGCCTGTGGTACGGAAAATGTACTGTGGTGTGGTACGGATGGCAACGGCATCATTAAAATATATCCAAGGCCTCAGTATTTTGGTGCTATCACCCGGTATACTGATGGCCTACCTTATAATAAACCTGTGCGTGCTTTTTGTGCAGAGAACGATAACTTATGGGTAGGCACAAAAGGCAGTGGTATTATCTGTGTACGCGACTTCTGGAAAAATGCCCATAAGGCTACCGGCAAACAGCTCTTTACGGCACCGGTACAGCTGGAAAACAATGCTGTTTTTGCATTGTATAAAGGGATGGACAATCTGATCTATATTGGTACTGATGGGCGGGGATTAGGCGTTTTTGATGGTACTGCGCAAAAGTTCATCAAGTGGGAGCATATCGGAGGTACTATTGAATGCCCCACTTTTGGATCTGTATATGCTATTCTACAAGATAAAGATAGTTCCCTATGGCTGGGCACCAGTGGTTATGGATTAATTCATTTGCAGTTGCAACGGGATAAAAAAGGACAATTATCCCTGGCCTCATTTGAACAATTTACATTTAATGGTACCAATACCGGTCCAGCCAATGATATTATCTATGCACTTGCTCCGGGAGAAAACAATGAGCTGTGGATTGGTTGCCGCTATGGCGGCCTTAATCTTTATAATAAAAACACCCGGCAATTTCGCGCGTTCAAAGCCTTTTCTTATGAAGGTAGCTTATCCCATAACGATGTACTGGCTATTTACAAAGACCAGCAACAGCGTATATGGATCGGAACCAGCTACGGACTTAACTGGATTCCTGCTGCAGCAGCACATGAGGCACAGCCTCATTTCCAGAAATTCAATACCAGCAACGGATTGCCGAATAATACTATCCATACAGTCACTGCGGATAATAACGGTTTTATCTGGGTAAGTACCAACAAAGGATTAGCCCGTATTAATCCCGGTACCGGCGATATCTCCCATTTCCAGGAAGCAGATGGTTTACAGGGTAATGAATTCAGTGATGGAGCCGTATGGACTGATCCTGCCGGTTATCTCTTCTTTGGAGGCACCTATGGATTCAATTTTTTTCAACCGGGCAATATACGGGAACGCAACTGGCATCCAAACCTATTGATATCCGGATTACAACTGGCGGGAAAAGGAACAGAAGAGGAGGTGCTTCAAATCCTTAAGCCTGGCTCAACTAACCGCCAGGTGTATACGCTTAGCCGCAGAGATGATTTTTTTGAATTGAAATTGAAAGCAGTCAGCTTCCTTCAGGCAGAAAAATGTGAATATACTTACTACCTGGAAGGATATGATAAAACCTGGCATTATTCAGGTGTAGTTGGTAAAATTTCCTATAGCAACATTCCTCCGGGTAATTACCTGCTGAAAGTAAAATGGTCCAATGGAGAAGGAGCTTGGACGCCGGAAACCACTGTATTCCAGATTACAATCCGGCAGTACTTCTGGCTTACCTGGCTTGCCTTTTTGTTGTACTTTATAATTATTACAGGTGCAGGATATGCTTTTCACCGATACCGGAAAAATAAGCTGGAAATGAAACATCAGTTGGCAATGGAACATCTTCTACGCAAGAAAGAAGAGGAAGTGCACCAGGAACAATTGGGCTTCTTCACCAATATTGCGCATGAACTCCAAACACCACTTACCCTGATTGTAGGAGCGGTAGAACGTTTTGGCACTAATGGGCATGCCTCTCCACCATTACAACAGCAGCAATATTTTTTATCACTGGTAAGACAACAAGCCTCCAGACTTACCTACCTGGTGCAACAACTCCTGGAATTCCGGAAAGCAGAAGCAGGGTTTCTTCAGAACCATTATAGCCATCTGCATATCTCTGCCCTGCTGACTAATCTTTCGGCGCTATTTACCCCAATAGGAGAACAACGTAAACTCCAATATACCCGCGACATAGCACCGGATATAGTAGGCTGGACGGATAAGGACAAACTGGAGAAGATTATGTTCAACCTCCTGTCTAACGCCTTTAAACATTCCCCAAAAAATCAGGAAATCCACCTGATGGTAAGCTCCGAAGCCGGTCAGTTAAAAATTGCCGTAGCCAACTCCGGCTGCCATATACCCACTGATCAGCTGGATAAACTGTTTGATAAGTTTTTTGCATCCGGTACAAACGAACAAGAAAAGTTTAGCGCTGGTATAGGTCTTGCATTTACCAGGCAGCTGGTTACGCTGTTGCAGGGACAAATAAGTGTGCAAAGTGATCAGAACTGGGTAACATTTATAGTGCTACTTCCACTGTCGCATATACATACTGCTAATGCCTGGATATTACGGGAAGATACCACCACCGATGCCACACCATCTTATCTTTTTCATTCCATGACGGCTAATCATGAAAAATATGAACCAACCGCCACCCGCGAAAATAATAAACAAGCCTTACTCAGGGAATGGGAGGAAAATAACAAAGAAAGTATCCTGATCGTGGAGGACGATCATGCCATTCGTTATCTGTTGAAAGACATTTTGCAGGAACATTATATTATATATGAAGCAGAAAATGCAACTGAAGCATTGGGACTGCTTCAACAAACGCTCCCTGCTCTCATTATCAGCGATATTATGATGCCCGGCACAGATGGCCTTACCTTTTGTGAAAAGGTAAAGAATGCCCCGGCTACCTGCCATATACCGGTTATTCTCTTATCAGCAAGAGGAGCTATGGAACAACAAACCGCCGGGTATGAATCCGGCGCAGATGCTTACATCCCAAAACCTTTTCATACTGCCCATTTATTGGTTAGAATCCGTAAACTGCTCGAATACCGGCAGCGTCTTCATCAACTGTTTGCCAGAGATAATGAACCTGCAGCCATCAATAGTGAGGAAATACTGGATACAGACAAACAATTCCTGCAGGAGCTGGTAAAAGTCATAGAATTAAACCTTGATAATGAAGACCTTTCAGCGGCAATGCTGGAAAAAGAACTGTCTATGAGCAAAATGCAGCTTTACAGAAAGCTCAAAACGATTGCTGATATGACACCTGGAGAATTTATACGCCGGATCCGGCTGCAACATGCTGCCCAATTATTGGCCAAAAGCAAGCTGAACGTAGCAGAGATTTTTTACCGTACCGGCTTTAATAACCAATCTTACTTTTTCAGGGAGTTTAAAAAAATGTATCAGTGTTCCCCAACAGAATACCGGGCACAACAGTCACCAATCAATCACTGA
- a CDS encoding NADP-dependent oxidoreductase encodes MKAVAVSKFGALPEVMELPKPVPRDGMLLIRVAAAGINPFDWKLIDGILDGKMPHQFPLIMGVDGAGVVEAVGGGVTRFKAGDHIYGQFLHAPVGEGAFAEYAIVPEKAAIALAPEKISLVEAAAVPTAGMTALQLLETLELKAGQTLLIIGATGGVGSFTSQLAKQQGIHVIATVSDEAAAYRMLKLGATETINYKEAAIAAQISTLYPHGVNGLIDLVSDAAAFNAMTGLVKSGGAALTTLFNANSQQLTQKNIRGGNFETKGSTASLDKLTTIINTGKLRIPVENKISLIEVPAAIAASRTGKGKGKTVIVL; translated from the coding sequence ATGAAAGCGGTAGCTGTATCAAAATTTGGCGCTTTACCTGAGGTAATGGAATTACCCAAGCCTGTTCCAAGAGATGGCATGCTGTTAATACGTGTAGCCGCTGCGGGTATAAACCCTTTTGACTGGAAGTTGATAGATGGCATTCTGGATGGAAAGATGCCCCACCAGTTTCCCCTGATCATGGGAGTAGATGGTGCAGGTGTAGTGGAAGCTGTAGGAGGAGGGGTAACCCGTTTCAAGGCAGGGGATCATATTTATGGTCAGTTTTTACATGCTCCCGTAGGTGAAGGCGCCTTTGCAGAGTATGCCATTGTGCCGGAAAAAGCGGCTATTGCTCTTGCCCCGGAGAAAATCTCATTGGTAGAAGCTGCCGCAGTACCTACTGCAGGAATGACTGCTCTACAACTGCTGGAAACACTGGAATTAAAAGCCGGACAAACCCTGCTGATCATTGGCGCTACCGGCGGAGTAGGCTCTTTTACCTCTCAGCTGGCTAAACAGCAGGGGATTCATGTTATCGCTACCGTATCTGATGAAGCTGCCGCCTACCGGATGTTAAAACTGGGGGCCACAGAAACAATTAACTATAAAGAAGCTGCTATTGCTGCTCAGATCAGCACCTTATACCCCCATGGTGTAAATGGGCTGATAGACCTGGTAAGTGATGCTGCCGCTTTCAATGCGATGACCGGACTGGTAAAATCAGGGGGAGCTGCACTCACCACACTATTTAACGCTAATAGCCAGCAATTAACCCAAAAAAATATCAGGGGAGGCAATTTTGAAACAAAGGGTAGCACTGCATCCCTGGATAAACTGACGACCATCATTAATACAGGTAAGCTACGTATTCCTGTAGAAAACAAAATCTCCCTGATCGAAGTCCCTGCAGCAATCGCTGCCAGCAGAACGGGAAAAGGAAAAGGTAAAACTGTGATTGTACTGTAA
- a CDS encoding voltage-gated chloride channel family protein, translating to MQRLKKTPEQLAITYHLLRWTLLVIPVAIITGSLVALFLWLLEEATSFRWAHEWLIFLLPAAGAFIFWLYKTWGGDTVKGNNLIMEEIHQPGGGVPARMAPLVLLTTVITHLFGGAAGREGTAVQIGGSMAQMVGKWLRLSDKDIRILLMTGIAAGFGAVFGTPLTGAIFALEVLAIGVIRYDALIPCLIAAVFADIVCSSWGIHHTHYTINFTAQEAAATFSFIHIDFLLLIKVIIAGVAFGLTSFLFSKGMHAVQHYSKQYIRPSWLIPVVGGMLIIAGCYLLGTMDYAGLGVTSKDPDGISIVNAFRSNSTVTNWSWLWKLLLTIITLGMGFKGGEVTPLFFMGATLGHTLAILSGAPVDLFAGLGFIAVFAGATNTPIACTLMGVELFGTEHVLYFAVACFTAYYFSGHSGIYRAQRLGVSKMF from the coding sequence ATGCAACGATTAAAAAAAACGCCGGAGCAATTAGCTATTACTTATCATTTACTTCGCTGGACTTTACTGGTTATACCGGTAGCGATAATAACCGGATCGCTGGTAGCCTTATTTCTATGGCTGCTGGAAGAGGCTACCTCATTTCGCTGGGCACATGAATGGCTGATCTTTCTCTTACCAGCAGCTGGTGCCTTTATCTTCTGGCTGTATAAGACCTGGGGAGGTGATACCGTAAAAGGTAACAACCTTATTATGGAAGAAATACACCAGCCAGGGGGAGGGGTACCTGCCCGCATGGCCCCTCTGGTATTACTGACCACTGTGATTACACATTTATTTGGCGGAGCTGCCGGCCGGGAAGGTACTGCGGTACAAATAGGAGGTAGCATGGCCCAAATGGTAGGAAAATGGTTACGGCTTTCGGATAAGGACATACGTATTTTATTAATGACCGGTATTGCTGCTGGATTTGGCGCCGTATTTGGCACACCATTGACCGGTGCTATCTTTGCATTGGAAGTACTTGCCATTGGAGTTATCCGTTATGATGCGCTCATTCCTTGCCTCATTGCGGCTGTTTTTGCAGACATTGTCTGCTCTTCCTGGGGCATTCACCATACCCATTACACCATTAACTTCACGGCTCAGGAGGCTGCTGCAACCTTCTCCTTTATTCATATAGATTTCTTACTGCTGATCAAAGTAATCATAGCTGGCGTCGCATTCGGGCTTACCAGCTTCCTGTTTTCCAAAGGCATGCATGCCGTACAGCACTATTCCAAACAATACATCCGGCCTTCCTGGCTCATTCCTGTAGTGGGCGGGATGCTTATCATTGCAGGATGTTATTTGTTGGGCACGATGGACTATGCCGGATTAGGAGTTACCAGCAAAGATCCTGATGGAATCAGTATTGTAAATGCTTTTCGTTCCAACAGCACCGTTACTAACTGGAGCTGGCTCTGGAAATTGCTGCTCACTATTATTACCCTGGGAATGGGATTCAAAGGAGGGGAGGTAACTCCCTTGTTTTTCATGGGGGCTACTTTAGGACATACACTGGCCATTTTATCTGGCGCACCGGTAGACCTGTTTGCCGGTCTTGGATTCATTGCCGTTTTTGCCGGTGCCACCAATACCCCCATTGCCTGTACCCTGATGGGAGTAGAGTTGTTTGGGACGGAACATGTGCTTTACTTTGCTGTAGCCTGCTTTACCGCCTATTATTTCAGTGGACATTCTGGTATTTACCGCGCTCAACGCCTGGGCGTATCCAAAATGTTCTGA
- a CDS encoding alpha/beta hydrolase, with protein MRIIYWGGCLCLLVVSLLSCSKGSSSDTTKPVPKTTEFRNVAYGQDAKQQFDIFLPAERSRETPVMVYVHGGGWTSDDKSSEYTRAESQSMLRKRIPQLLKNGYAVVNMNYRLADSLLLPQGRNKFPAQLDDIKSVLDYVDSHATEYNIKTGTYILAGHSAGAHLIAVYTFKTKDPRVKALVPIAGVMDLTARKCLNYTVWADKFSYLLGYPYEGHESVYTNASAAEVFKTNKYSPPVQIHYSTNDNPCITESDLRLFDVLKAGGITTAAYGYNTNHGFDQNHIIKDTLWERAIEWMDQYTKK; from the coding sequence ATGAGAATAATTTATTGGGGAGGTTGTTTGTGCCTCCTGGTTGTTAGCCTGCTCTCTTGCTCCAAAGGCAGTTCATCAGATACAACCAAGCCTGTACCTAAAACAACGGAGTTTCGCAATGTAGCTTATGGCCAGGATGCCAAACAGCAATTCGACATTTTTCTACCTGCAGAAAGATCCAGAGAAACACCTGTGATGGTATATGTACATGGAGGGGGCTGGACTTCCGATGATAAAAGCAGTGAATATACCCGTGCTGAATCCCAGTCTATGCTGCGGAAACGGATTCCTCAACTGCTGAAAAACGGTTATGCTGTAGTGAATATGAATTACCGCTTAGCCGATAGCCTGTTGTTGCCGCAGGGGCGTAACAAATTTCCGGCACAGTTGGATGACATTAAATCAGTACTGGATTATGTTGACAGTCATGCTACTGAATACAACATAAAAACGGGTACTTACATATTAGCCGGGCATAGTGCAGGTGCTCACCTGATTGCTGTTTATACGTTTAAAACCAAGGACCCTCGTGTTAAGGCGCTCGTACCTATTGCAGGTGTAATGGACCTTACTGCCCGCAAATGTCTTAATTACACGGTCTGGGCAGATAAATTCTCTTATCTCCTTGGATATCCATATGAGGGGCATGAGTCTGTTTATACCAATGCCAGTGCAGCAGAAGTATTTAAGACAAATAAATACAGCCCTCCTGTGCAGATCCATTATTCCACTAACGACAACCCATGTATTACGGAAAGTGATCTGCGCCTGTTTGACGTATTGAAGGCAGGAGGAATTACTACTGCAGCTTATGGCTATAATACCAACCACGGCTTTGATCAAAACCATATCATAAAAGACACGTTATGGGAAAGAGCTATTGAGTGGATGGATCAATACACAAAAAAATAA
- a CDS encoding phosphatase PAP2 family protein, producing the protein MWIRKGIIWVAVLSGIHTVALKAQNRALLLPAADSGYTGIIPTSAEDTLPVIQGHLWQAVPRYKPSMAGVVVPGAMMAYGFLALGNNALKDLNGSTKGELQEDHPTFANHIDNYLQYAPAVAVYGLNAAGIHGQHNLRDRSMLYGMSMLMMSGTVFVTKKLTHEERPDQSNYYSFPSGHTASAFAAAEFMRQEYKEVSPWYAYAGYAMATATGALRLYNNKHWLSDVIAGAGFGILSTKAAYWMYPWVKQKLFKDKPATTLVVPYYNPQWRSTGLSLSMQLHR; encoded by the coding sequence ATGTGGATAAGGAAGGGTATTATCTGGGTGGCCGTATTATCGGGTATACATACCGTAGCGCTGAAAGCACAAAACAGGGCCTTATTGTTACCAGCTGCTGATTCAGGATATACCGGCATCATTCCTACATCAGCAGAAGATACATTGCCGGTTATACAGGGGCATTTGTGGCAGGCTGTACCCCGGTATAAACCATCCATGGCAGGTGTTGTGGTGCCGGGGGCTATGATGGCGTATGGATTCCTGGCCTTAGGGAATAATGCATTAAAAGATCTGAATGGTAGTACTAAGGGAGAGCTGCAGGAAGACCATCCCACATTTGCGAATCACATTGATAATTACTTGCAGTATGCACCTGCTGTGGCTGTTTATGGCTTAAATGCAGCAGGCATACATGGACAACATAACCTTCGTGACCGGAGTATGCTGTATGGCATGTCTATGCTTATGATGAGTGGTACTGTATTTGTAACCAAGAAGCTGACTCATGAAGAAAGGCCGGACCAGTCCAATTACTATTCCTTCCCTTCCGGGCATACAGCCAGCGCTTTTGCTGCTGCCGAATTCATGCGGCAGGAATATAAGGAGGTATCTCCCTGGTATGCTTATGCTGGTTATGCGATGGCTACCGCAACAGGCGCATTACGCTTGTACAATAATAAGCATTGGCTAAGTGATGTAATTGCTGGCGCTGGATTTGGTATCCTTAGTACTAAAGCGGCTTACTGGATGTATCCATGGGTAAAACAAAAACTTTTTAAAGACAAGCCTGCCACAACGCTGGTAGTCCCCTATTATAATCCTCAGTGGCGTAGTACAGGCCTTAGCTTAAGCATGCAGCTGCACCGCTGA